In one window of Clupea harengus chromosome 4, Ch_v2.0.2, whole genome shotgun sequence DNA:
- the fignl2 gene encoding fidgetin-like protein 2 has protein sequence MLSPIVPYSLLKMHWNPEHAQSLSQWPEQHLDVSSTTSSPAHKSELYPGRGHGRGGAYSYAWANDDISALTASSLLKRYAEKYSGMLDSPYDRPTVGGYPDPAAAFGSLNGPKSELEPWPLTHTSEGSYPHDGLGGPKVGTPSSVGPPGGSSVNSNLSDSAYSGSSSCSGPHSSEYPPTYNGTYLSSGYCPQPNSALPPSASLHSLQSTPTLVPSYAPSTPVYNYSPSTYPHQTGLAPSYSHPGSPYLPSGLAAPTPLPSRPTVVGGSYSYQTPGLGGGSESGGGSLKRKAFEMSLDEEDGGDGATRYRKYGYDPMKPADDSPYGSDPQQQQQQSFKPSKSGGEDVGKYKPLVSPQYGTSGGDYSPPAAMTGENGGGSGGEQGFSQHRSGSLKRPGTCPQPGESLKGADPHVLELVTGELQDCGPALLWGELAGHTHLKAALEEELLWPALRPNPGGLRPPRTVLLFGPRAGGKTTLARSLASQLGATLYRLSGAALLSKWKSDAEQVLATLLAVASARAPSLLYISELEALEEADGGVRQQLLLALEKAQHGPGPAQLFLVCSTRRPDLLKEPLLRCFAKRYHVGLPDAPARRQVLLQTLAVQGCDLSERELAAVLQRSEGFTVCQLLQLCQQAVASANTAPGGSAGGLHSLGAPLAAPAFKDFENAFCKVRPHSSPKELDTCMEWSKVYSH, from the coding sequence GCCTATTGAAGATGCACTGGAATCCGGAGCATGCCCAGTCCCTCAGCCAGTGGCCGGAGCAGCACTTGGACGTGTCCTCCACGACCTCCTCCCCCGCCCACAAGTCGGAGCTCTACCCCGGACGCGGCCACGGACGCGGCGGCGCCTACAGCTACGCCTGGGCCAACGACGACATCTCGGCGCTCACCGCCTCCAGCCTGCTCAAGCGATATGCCGAGAAGTACTCGGGCATGCTGGACTCGCCGTACGATCGGCCCACCGTGGGGGGGTACCCGGACCCGGCCGCCGCCTTCGGTAGCCTGAACGGCCCGAAGAGCGAGCTGGAGCCCTGGCCGCTGACGCACACCTCCGAAGGCTCCTACCCTCATGACGGCCTGGGGGGCCCCAAGGTGGGGACGCCGTCCTCGGTGGGGCCCCCTGGAGGCTCCTCGGTCAACAGCAACCTGTCAGACTCGGCCTACAGCGGCAGCAGCTCCTGCAGTGGCCCGCACTCAAGCGAATACCCGCCCACCTATAACGGCACCTACCTCTCGTCCGGCTACTGCCCGCAGCCCAACTCCGCACTGCCCCCCTCAGCCTCCCTGCATAGCCTGCAGTCCACGCCCACGCTGGTGCCCAGCTACGCACCCTCCACGCCCGTCTACAACTACTCCCCCAGCACCTACCCCCACCAGACCGGCCTGGCCCCCAGCTACAGCCACCCCGGCTCTCCGTACCTGCCGTCTGGCCTGGCGGCCCCAACCCCGCTCCCCTCGCGCCCCACTGTGGTGGGGGGCAGCTACAGCTACCAGACCcctgggctggggggggggtctgagtcGGGCGGGGGCTCTCTGAAGAGGAAGGCGTTTGAGATGAGCCTGGATGAGGAGGACGGTGGCGACGGCGCCACGCGCTACAGGAAGTACGGCTACGACCCCATGAAGCCCGCCGACGACTCGCCGTACGGCAGCgacccccagcagcagcagcagcagagtttCAAGCCCAGCAAGTCAGGAGGGGAGGACGTGGGCAAGTACAAGCCCCTGGTGTCCCCCCAGTACGGCACCTCGGGGGGCGACTACAGCCCCCCGGCGGCCATGACCGGTGAGAATGGCGGAGGCAGCGGCGGCGAGCAGGGCTTCTCTCAGCACCGGTCCGGCTCCCTAAAGCGCCCCGGGACCTGCCCCCAGCCCGGGGAGTCTCTGAAGGGTGCGGACCCCCACGTGCTGGAGCTGGTGACGGGCGAGCTGCAGGACTGCGGCCCAGCGCTGCTGTGGGGCGAGCTGGCCGGACACACGCACCTGAAAGCGGcgctggaggaggagctgctgTGGCCGGCGCTGCGGCCCAACCCGGGGGGCCTGCGCCCGCCCCGGACCGTGCTGCTATTCGGCCCGCGGGCCGGCGGCAAGACCACGCTGGCGCGCTCGCTGGCCTCGCAGCTGGGAGCCACCCTCTACCGGCTCAGCGGCGCCGCCCTGCTGAGCAAGTGGAAGAGCGACGCCGAGCAGGTGCTGGCCACGCTGCTGGCGGTGGCGTCGGCGCGCGCGCCCTCGCTGCTCTACATCAGCGAGCTGGAGGCGCTGGAGGAGGCGGACGGCGGCGTGcggcagcagctgctgctggcGCTGGAGAAGGCGCAGCACGGGCCGGGCCCGGCGCAGCTGTTCCTGGTCTGCTCCACGCGCCGGCCCGACCTGCTCAAAGAGCCGCTGCTGCGCTGCTTCGCCAAGCGCTACCACGTGGGGCTGCCGGACGCGCCGGCGCGCCGCCAGGTGCTGCTGCAGACGCTGGCCGTGCAAGGCTGCGACCTTAGCGAGCGCGAGCTGGCCGCGGTGCTGCAGCGCTCCGAGGGCTTCACCGTCTgccagctgctgcagctgtgcCAGCAGGCCGTGGCGTCCGCCAACACCGCCCCGGGGGGCTCCGCCGGGGGCCTGCACAGCCTCGGCGCGCCCCTCGCCGCCCCCGCCTTCAAAGACTTTGAAAACGCCTTCTGCAAGGTACGCCCACACAGCAGCCCCAAAGAACTGGACACTTGTATGGAGTGGAGCAAGGTGTACAGCcattga